One genomic segment of Amycolatopsis sp. Hca4 includes these proteins:
- a CDS encoding NUDIX domain-containing protein, translated as MAGKQSAGLLLHRRRGDEVEVLLGHMGGPFWAKKDAGAWSLPKGELDPDESPEAAARREFSEELGLPAPDGEYVELGVVKQSGGKVVTAWAVEADLDPAAVVPGTFTMEWPPRSGRQQEFPEVDRVEWFPLEAAREKLVKGQLPFLDRLLALVTG; from the coding sequence ATGGCGGGCAAACAGAGTGCCGGGCTCCTGCTCCACCGTCGCCGCGGCGACGAGGTCGAGGTGTTGCTCGGGCACATGGGCGGGCCGTTCTGGGCGAAGAAGGACGCGGGCGCGTGGTCGCTGCCCAAGGGCGAGCTCGACCCGGACGAGTCGCCGGAGGCCGCGGCGCGGCGCGAGTTTTCGGAGGAGCTCGGGTTGCCCGCGCCCGACGGCGAGTACGTCGAGCTGGGCGTGGTGAAGCAGTCGGGCGGCAAGGTCGTGACGGCGTGGGCGGTCGAGGCCGACCTCGACCCGGCCGCGGTGGTGCCCGGCACGTTCACCATGGAGTGGCCGCCGCGCTCGGGACGGCAGCAGGAGTTCCCCGAGGTGGACCGGGTCGAGTGGTTCCCGCTCGAGGCCGCCCGGGAGAAGCTGGTGAAGGGCCAGCTGCCGTTCCTGGACCGGCTGCTGGCGCTGGTCACCGGCTGA
- a CDS encoding HAD family hydrolase: MPTRALVFDFDGTLADTESAVLQSWQAVFREYGAELPLDAWYAVIGTQHTTPAMFALLAEHAPGIDPEALRPKTRAHVLRLLEDLGPREGVRDYLDTAKNLGIRLAVASSSSGAWVNPHLERLGLDHYFDAVLTGDLHKAKPDPDLYLAALAELGAAAPDAIAFEDTPHGVTAAKAAGLTCVAVPNAITRNLDFGQADVVLPSFTAKPLEALLSR, from the coding sequence GTGCCCACCCGCGCCCTGGTCTTCGACTTCGACGGCACGCTCGCCGACACCGAATCCGCCGTGCTGCAGTCCTGGCAGGCCGTCTTCCGGGAGTACGGTGCCGAGCTGCCGCTCGATGCCTGGTACGCCGTCATCGGCACCCAGCACACCACGCCCGCCATGTTCGCCCTGCTCGCCGAGCACGCGCCCGGCATCGATCCGGAGGCACTGCGGCCGAAGACCCGGGCCCACGTCCTCCGGCTGCTCGAGGACCTCGGCCCGCGCGAAGGGGTCCGGGACTACCTCGACACCGCCAAGAACCTCGGCATCCGGCTGGCCGTCGCCTCCAGCTCGTCCGGGGCCTGGGTGAACCCGCACCTGGAACGGCTCGGGCTCGACCACTACTTCGACGCCGTCCTCACCGGGGACCTCCACAAGGCCAAACCCGACCCCGACCTCTACCTCGCCGCCCTGGCCGAGCTCGGTGCCGCGGCACCGGACGCCATCGCCTTCGAGGACACCCCGCACGGCGTCACCGCCGCCAAGGCCGCCGGGCTGACCTGCGTCGCCGTGCCGAACGCGATCACCAGGAACCTCGACTTCGGGCAGGCGGACGTCGTGCTGCCGTCTTTCACCGCCAAGCCCCTGGAGGCGCTGCTCAGCCGGTGA
- a CDS encoding alpha/beta fold hydrolase: protein MTTTTSADGTRIAYTRAGSGPALVLVDGAMCYRGSSPNYALAKELAAHFTVYTYDRRGRGESGDAGPYAVEREVEDLAAIVKEAGGEAFLFGISSGVALVLEAAPRVAAPKLALYEPPFIVDGSRPRVPEDYPTRLDQALKDGKRGKAVKMFMTEGVGLGRAVVAMMRLMPFWAKLKRVAHTIPYDTALVIGHQAGEPLPAAWPEVTAPTLVIDGGRSPDWMRNGVGSLAKVLPSAEYRTLPGQTHIVKATALAPVLKEYFLR from the coding sequence ATGACGACGACAACCTCTGCTGACGGCACCCGGATCGCGTACACCCGCGCCGGGTCGGGCCCGGCGCTCGTGCTCGTGGACGGCGCGATGTGCTACCGCGGCTCGTCCCCCAACTACGCGCTGGCGAAGGAGCTGGCCGCGCACTTCACCGTGTACACCTACGACCGCCGGGGCCGGGGCGAGAGCGGCGACGCCGGGCCGTACGCGGTCGAGCGCGAAGTGGAGGACCTCGCGGCGATCGTGAAGGAGGCGGGCGGCGAGGCGTTCCTGTTCGGCATTTCGTCGGGCGTCGCGCTGGTCCTCGAAGCGGCTCCCCGGGTCGCGGCGCCGAAACTGGCGCTGTACGAGCCCCCGTTCATCGTCGACGGCAGCCGCCCCCGCGTCCCGGAGGACTACCCCACCCGGCTCGACCAGGCCTTGAAGGACGGCAAGCGCGGCAAGGCGGTCAAGATGTTCATGACCGAGGGCGTCGGGCTGGGCCGGGCGGTGGTGGCGATGATGCGGCTCATGCCGTTCTGGGCCAAGCTCAAGAGGGTCGCCCACACGATCCCGTACGACACGGCGCTGGTGATCGGTCACCAGGCGGGCGAACCGTTGCCCGCGGCGTGGCCGGAGGTGACGGCCCCGACTCTGGTGATCGACGGCGGCCGCAGCCCGGACTGGATGCGCAACGGCGTGGGGTCGCTGGCGAAGGTGCTGCCGTCGGCGGAGTACCGGACGCTGCCGGGCCAGACGCACATCGTGAAGGCGACGGCGCTGGCGCCGGTGCTGAAGGAATACTTCCTCCGCTGA
- a CDS encoding metallophosphoesterase encodes MRGQLVVVPLLAVLLLFTVPWWTLVLAPEWGTAGTIAGTALFALGLVTMPVAMFRGHSRHQSDAAARLGDSLLAVIWVLFSWSVLSLVLRVALLGVDDPLRSRIVAGATALIAAGLLVHGNRVAMRVPPVKAVDVLIPRLGPGLDGLRVAVLTDTHFGPIDRTKWSEEVVAAVNALEADVVCHAGDLADGAVAKRRKQVDPLGGVQAGLGRFYITGNHEYFGEAQAWLDHMEGLGWDTLHNRSTLLERGGDRILFAGIDDPTGTASGLPGHGPDLAAALAGRPDGVPVVLLAHQPKQVRQAREAGVDLQISGHTHGGQIWPFHLLVRLDQPTLSGLTRHGETQLYNSRGTGFWGPPFRVFAPSEITLLTLRPA; translated from the coding sequence ATGAGAGGCCAACTAGTCGTCGTGCCGCTGCTGGCGGTGCTCCTGCTGTTCACCGTGCCCTGGTGGACGCTGGTGCTCGCCCCGGAGTGGGGCACGGCGGGCACGATCGCCGGCACGGCGTTGTTCGCGCTCGGCCTGGTCACCATGCCGGTCGCGATGTTCCGGGGGCACTCCCGGCACCAGAGCGACGCCGCCGCCCGGCTCGGCGATTCGCTGCTCGCCGTCATCTGGGTGCTGTTCAGCTGGTCCGTCCTGAGCCTGGTGCTGCGGGTCGCGCTGCTTGGCGTCGACGATCCGCTGCGGTCGCGGATCGTCGCGGGTGCCACCGCGCTGATCGCCGCCGGGTTGCTCGTGCACGGCAACCGGGTCGCCATGCGGGTGCCGCCCGTCAAGGCCGTCGACGTCCTCATCCCGCGGCTCGGGCCGGGGCTCGACGGCCTGCGCGTCGCCGTGCTGACCGACACCCACTTCGGGCCGATCGACCGGACGAAGTGGTCGGAAGAGGTCGTCGCGGCGGTCAACGCGCTCGAGGCGGACGTCGTCTGCCACGCCGGTGACCTCGCCGACGGCGCGGTGGCCAAGCGCCGCAAGCAGGTCGACCCGCTCGGCGGCGTCCAGGCCGGGCTCGGGCGGTTCTACATCACCGGCAACCACGAGTACTTCGGCGAGGCCCAGGCGTGGCTCGACCACATGGAGGGCCTCGGCTGGGACACCCTGCACAATCGTTCGACGCTGCTCGAACGCGGCGGCGACCGGATCCTCTTCGCCGGCATCGACGACCCGACCGGCACGGCGTCCGGCCTGCCCGGCCACGGGCCCGACCTCGCCGCGGCGCTGGCCGGACGGCCCGACGGCGTCCCGGTGGTGCTGCTGGCCCACCAGCCGAAGCAGGTCCGCCAGGCCCGCGAGGCCGGCGTCGACCTGCAGATCTCCGGGCACACGCACGGCGGGCAGATCTGGCCGTTCCACCTGCTGGTGCGGCTCGACCAGCCGACGCTGTCCGGGCTCACCCGGCACGGCGAGACGCAGCTGTACAACAGCCGCGGCACCGGGTTCTGGGGCCCGCCGTTCCGGGTCTTCGCGCCGAGCGAGATCACGCTGCTCACCCTGCGTCCGGCCTGA
- a CDS encoding DUF1992 domain-containing protein: protein MAARKPPKVSFRWWIDRQIDQARARGEFDDLPGTGKPLPKPTGNDAATDWVLREVKKGGHDTKALLPPALALKREVQDLPETLAAERTEARVREVVADLNERIRQAYLNHHTGPPLTVALVDVEEAVQDWRRSRAAS, encoded by the coding sequence ATGGCCGCACGCAAACCACCCAAGGTGTCTTTCCGCTGGTGGATCGACCGCCAGATCGACCAGGCCCGCGCCCGGGGCGAGTTCGACGACCTCCCGGGCACCGGCAAGCCCCTGCCGAAGCCGACGGGAAACGACGCGGCGACCGACTGGGTGCTGCGCGAGGTGAAGAAGGGCGGCCACGACACGAAGGCGTTGCTGCCGCCGGCGCTCGCGCTGAAGAGAGAAGTCCAGGACCTGCCGGAGACGCTCGCCGCGGAACGCACCGAGGCGCGGGTGCGCGAAGTCGTGGCCGACCTGAACGAGCGGATCCGGCAGGCCTACCTCAACCACCACACGGGACCACCGTTGACGGTCGCGCTGGTGGACGTCGAGGAGGCGGTCCAGGACTGGCGGCGCTCACGAGCGGCGTCGTAG
- a CDS encoding TetR/AcrR family transcriptional regulator, which produces MTAERTGAEDVDRTLALLWRARAAAAEPTRGRRPTLTIERIVAAAIAVADADGLAAASMHRVAKELGAGTMTLYTYVPGKAELVDLMVDDVLVGRRLPGPGEPRDGDWRAQVALYAERTRQAYRAHPWLCEVSRVRPPLGPGQLAGQEYLLSIMDALGLPPRQAVAAANGIGTYVDANAALDAENTRLERSTGQSTEAWWHQRSSFWENYFVVDQHPAMNRIWLGGGFDQTAKAQGDTAYEFGLNRMLDGIQALVD; this is translated from the coding sequence ATGACCGCCGAACGCACTGGCGCCGAGGACGTCGACCGGACGCTGGCGCTGCTCTGGCGCGCCCGCGCCGCCGCTGCCGAACCGACCAGGGGCCGCCGCCCGACGCTGACGATCGAGCGGATCGTCGCCGCCGCCATCGCGGTTGCGGATGCCGATGGGCTCGCCGCCGCGTCGATGCACCGCGTCGCCAAGGAACTCGGCGCCGGCACGATGACGCTCTACACCTACGTCCCCGGCAAGGCTGAGCTGGTGGACCTGATGGTCGACGACGTCCTGGTCGGCCGCCGGCTGCCGGGGCCGGGCGAGCCGCGTGACGGGGACTGGCGTGCGCAGGTGGCGCTCTACGCCGAACGGACCCGGCAGGCCTACCGCGCGCACCCGTGGCTGTGCGAGGTCTCGCGCGTCCGGCCGCCGCTGGGGCCCGGCCAGCTGGCGGGCCAGGAGTACCTGCTGTCGATCATGGACGCGCTCGGCCTGCCGCCGCGCCAGGCCGTCGCGGCGGCCAACGGGATCGGCACCTACGTCGACGCGAACGCGGCGCTCGATGCGGAGAACACCCGGCTGGAGCGCAGCACCGGCCAGTCCACCGAGGCGTGGTGGCACCAGCGGTCGTCGTTCTGGGAGAACTACTTCGTAGTAGACCAGCACCCGGCGATGAACCGCATCTGGCTCGGCGGCGGCTTCGACCAGACGGCCAAGGCGCAGGGCGACACCGCCTACGAGTTCGGCCTGAACCGGATGCTCGACGGCATCCAGGCCCTGGTGGACTAG
- a CDS encoding lytic transglycosylase domain-containing protein → MPKHRPRRRSTRSVRRTAAALAGGALVVLPTLTTGLPAPVVVANAGDRQPDQAIAAPPQQPDIVMPPIAVDGSLPQPPLPEPLVVPGGRAGSAGISGSLGIPGSMLKAYKNAADILAKEQPNCHVDWALIASIGRIESNHARGGYVNANGDTLEPILGPVLNGAGAFAAIRDTDGGKYDGDAVWDRAVGPTQFIPSTWRGYASDGNGDGVSNPNNIYDETLATARYLCSGGLDLSTDAGQRIAVRRYNNSQSYVDTVMAWASAYRGGVAQLPDSQVPIGAPDAPDAAAAGAPVGVPAPPAPPETTPPVTTTPLPGTSTTPSSSTPTSTTPTSATPTSTESPPPPSSSTTPTTPSPTSSTTTAPPPSSTAAAGSDSAPTETTSTSAAG, encoded by the coding sequence ATGCCGAAGCACCGGCCACGTCGCAGGAGCACGCGTTCGGTCCGCCGGACCGCCGCCGCGCTCGCGGGTGGGGCGCTCGTCGTGCTGCCCACGCTGACCACGGGCCTGCCGGCGCCGGTCGTCGTGGCCAACGCCGGGGACAGGCAGCCGGACCAGGCGATCGCCGCCCCGCCGCAGCAGCCGGACATCGTCATGCCGCCGATCGCGGTCGACGGCAGCCTGCCCCAGCCGCCGCTGCCCGAGCCGCTGGTCGTGCCCGGCGGGCGAGCGGGCTCCGCGGGCATCTCCGGCTCGCTCGGCATCCCGGGGAGCATGCTCAAGGCGTACAAGAACGCCGCCGACATCCTGGCCAAGGAACAGCCGAACTGCCACGTCGACTGGGCGCTGATCGCCAGCATCGGCCGGATCGAGTCGAACCACGCCCGCGGCGGGTACGTCAACGCCAACGGCGACACCCTGGAGCCGATCCTCGGCCCGGTGCTCAACGGCGCCGGCGCGTTCGCCGCGATCCGCGACACCGACGGCGGCAAGTACGACGGCGACGCGGTGTGGGACCGCGCGGTCGGCCCGACCCAGTTCATCCCGTCGACGTGGCGCGGTTACGCCTCCGACGGCAACGGCGACGGCGTGTCGAACCCGAACAACATCTACGACGAGACGCTGGCCACCGCGCGCTACCTCTGCTCGGGCGGCCTCGACCTCTCCACCGACGCGGGGCAGCGCATCGCCGTGCGCCGCTACAACAACTCGCAGTCCTATGTGGACACCGTGATGGCGTGGGCATCGGCCTACCGCGGCGGCGTGGCCCAGCTGCCCGACAGCCAGGTGCCGATCGGCGCGCCCGACGCCCCGGACGCCGCCGCGGCCGGAGCCCCGGTGGGCGTCCCGGCGCCGCCCGCGCCACCGGAAACCACCCCGCCGGTCACCACCACCCCGCTGCCCGGCACGTCCACGACGCCGAGCTCGTCGACCCCGACGTCCACCACGCCGACGTCGGCCACCCCGACTTCCACGGAGTCACCGCCGCCGCCGTCGTCGTCGACGACGCCCACGACGCCGTCGCCGACCAGCAGCACCACCACCGCCCCGCCCCCGTCGTCGACGGCGGCCGCCGGTTCGGACAGCGCCCCCACCGAGACCACCTCGACCAGCGCGGCGGGATGA
- a CDS encoding LysR family transcriptional regulator, protein MPTLRALECLVAVLDAGSITEAAARLHLSQPALSHQIGALERELGTPVLERLPRGVRPTAAGRAILADARAALAAAERVVRTGRAVAGGGEGTLRIACAESMTAGLLAPVLRAWHRHHPEVLITLTETTSADALVAALEAGEADVAAGPRPSRWTGAVEVVGREEIVVALAADHPFATRAHVPMTALAGIPVVHYHRDNGLAGWLDQEAARRGALLEAVMRTKQAATAAQLAAAGLGVALVPTTALTRTYPGALRRLQPPLHRDVVTFTATPSDSLVRRFRSDVLRRGLTVPGVLSDKLSAAHR, encoded by the coding sequence ATGCCTACGCTGCGCGCGCTGGAGTGCCTGGTCGCGGTCCTCGACGCGGGCTCGATCACCGAGGCGGCCGCGCGGCTGCACCTGTCGCAGCCCGCGCTGTCGCACCAGATCGGCGCGCTCGAACGGGAACTGGGCACGCCGGTGCTGGAACGGCTGCCCCGCGGGGTCCGGCCCACCGCCGCGGGGCGGGCGATCCTCGCGGACGCGCGAGCCGCGCTGGCCGCCGCCGAGCGGGTGGTCCGAACCGGACGCGCGGTGGCCGGCGGCGGCGAAGGCACCCTGCGGATCGCGTGCGCGGAGAGCATGACCGCCGGGCTGCTCGCCCCCGTGCTGCGGGCCTGGCACCGGCACCACCCGGAGGTGCTGATCACGCTGACCGAGACCACGAGCGCAGACGCGCTGGTAGCGGCACTGGAGGCGGGCGAAGCCGACGTCGCGGCCGGGCCGCGGCCGAGCCGCTGGACCGGCGCCGTCGAGGTGGTCGGGCGCGAGGAGATCGTCGTGGCGCTGGCCGCGGACCACCCGTTCGCCACCCGCGCGCATGTCCCGATGACCGCCCTCGCGGGCATTCCGGTGGTGCACTACCACCGGGACAATGGTCTCGCCGGGTGGCTCGACCAGGAGGCCGCGCGGCGCGGCGCTCTACTGGAGGCGGTGATGCGGACGAAGCAGGCGGCGACGGCGGCCCAGCTCGCCGCGGCGGGCCTCGGCGTGGCACTGGTCCCGACCACCGCGCTCACCCGGACCTACCCGGGTGCCCTGCGGCGGCTGCAGCCTCCGCTGCACCGGGACGTCGTGACGTTCACGGCGACGCCGTCGGATTCGCTCGTCCGGCGGTTCCGTTCGGACGTGCTCCGGCGCGGGCTCACCGTACCCGGTGTCCTGTCGGACAAACTCTCCGCAGCACACCGTTAA
- a CDS encoding SDR family oxidoreductase, with protein sequence MSFSGKRLVIVGGSAGIARQIAVDAVAAGAEVIRAGRNPAAPAEPGVRTAFADLGEESSMKALAEEAGEVDYVVSLAAAPANGPVTTLERDAVARAFDAKVVGPLMLAKHFAPRFREGGAMVLFSGVAAWRPMPERTVMATTNGAVAFLAEALAVELAPIRVNAISPGIVDSGAWDRLGEAKAEFFRRTAEANPARRVGRPADVSAATLQLLANPFVTGSVLHVDGGGRLG encoded by the coding sequence ATGTCGTTCTCGGGAAAGCGGCTGGTCATCGTGGGTGGCAGTGCGGGAATCGCCCGGCAGATCGCGGTGGACGCGGTCGCGGCGGGCGCGGAAGTGATCCGGGCGGGCCGGAATCCGGCGGCGCCGGCGGAGCCCGGCGTCCGGACCGCGTTCGCGGATCTGGGGGAGGAATCGTCGATGAAAGCGCTTGCCGAAGAAGCAGGCGAAGTGGACTACGTGGTCTCACTGGCCGCGGCGCCGGCCAACGGCCCGGTCACGACGCTGGAGCGGGACGCGGTCGCCCGGGCCTTCGACGCCAAAGTGGTCGGTCCCCTGATGCTGGCCAAGCACTTCGCCCCGCGGTTCCGCGAAGGCGGGGCGATGGTGCTGTTCTCCGGGGTCGCCGCCTGGCGCCCGATGCCGGAAAGGACGGTCATGGCGACCACGAACGGCGCGGTCGCGTTCCTTGCGGAAGCGCTCGCCGTCGAGCTGGCCCCGATCCGGGTCAACGCGATCTCCCCGGGGATCGTCGACTCGGGCGCGTGGGACCGGCTCGGCGAGGCGAAAGCGGAATTCTTCCGCCGGACCGCGGAAGCGAATCCGGCCCGCCGGGTGGGCCGCCCCGCGGACGTTTCGGCGGCCACCCTCCAGCTGCTGGCGAACCCGTTCGTCACCGGCTCGGTGCTGCATGTGGACGGTGGCGGCCGGCTCGGGTGA